The window TGCAAGCCATGGGTCCTTTTGCACATCCCATGGGCGTTGGCTTTGGTTTTGCCATTTCGTTCGACTCTTTGGCACAAGCCGGTCTGATGGCGGCCAAGGGTCACGAGTTGGGTGGCTTGTTTGCCATCATCGCCATGGCCCTTAGCTTTGGCATCGGCATGACGCTGGCCGACACCAGCAATGGGTTGCTGATGCATTGGCTGGTCCATCGCAGCCATGCACTGGCGCACAACGCAGGTCGCATCATGAGTGGTGTGATTGCAACGCTGTCACTGATGGTGGTGGCCGTCGGTCACGCCAGCCAACACTTTGAAAACCTTGAAGCCATTTGGGACGCCTGGGGTGCCTACATCGGCCTCAGTGTCACTGGCATGGCGATCTTGGTCTACTTGGTCAGCATGCGCCTGTATCGCAGCGCCAATGCTAACTGGCAGGTTGTAAGTGCA is drawn from Limnohabitans sp. 103DPR2 and contains these coding sequences:
- a CDS encoding HoxN/HupN/NixA family nickel/cobalt transporter, whose amino-acid sequence is MDLNTTSLLATSGLLLALGFRHGLDPDHIAAVDGMTRLRHKGRAYWKARLTGFQFACGHSLTILLATFVFYMYGIQLPEWLDAVGLWISTFFLVWLAYRNLKFCYSGNDDHHHAGSPVQRKILQAMGPFAHPMGVGFGFAISFDSLAQAGLMAAKGHELGGLFAIIAMALSFGIGMTLADTSNGLLMHWLVHRSHALAHNAGRIMSGVIATLSLMVVAVGHASQHFENLEAIWDAWGAYIGLSVTGMAILVYLVSMRLYRSANANWQVVSAHGGHRPHGRAPSLLFPK